A region from the Flavobacteriales bacterium genome encodes:
- a CDS encoding CPBP family intramembrane metalloprotease: MEGSSGPEKQWPEPNDKGLPSHPFRPPGLEMMMGLGLFFSAFMVQQMGLLWGFSTHPHVEAAKAEAPLEDVIEALQHHGDVVSWSVGWGGTIGTLTILLFVALWKKKQWRSFLALRTPPLKTALKWMGIFLAFALVIELVVSQFEVLQDPFTAEVVGTVTKPFLFILCMGIIGPLFEELAFRGLFYGSLRYLLDKHVAIAIVSGVFTVLHMQYSLAIMFTQVFPLAVLLGYVRSETNSLWPGLLIHILVNSSALFIASA; this comes from the coding sequence ATGGAAGGATCATCCGGGCCGGAGAAGCAGTGGCCTGAACCCAACGACAAGGGGCTGCCCAGCCATCCGTTCCGCCCGCCGGGACTGGAGATGATGATGGGGCTGGGCTTGTTCTTCAGCGCCTTCATGGTGCAACAGATGGGCTTGCTCTGGGGCTTCTCCACGCACCCGCACGTGGAAGCGGCCAAAGCCGAGGCCCCGCTGGAAGACGTGATCGAGGCCTTGCAGCACCACGGCGATGTGGTCTCCTGGTCCGTCGGCTGGGGTGGCACCATCGGCACATTGACCATCCTGCTGTTCGTGGCGCTGTGGAAGAAGAAGCAATGGCGCTCCTTCCTTGCGTTGCGCACCCCACCGCTCAAGACAGCGCTGAAATGGATGGGGATCTTCCTCGCGTTCGCGCTGGTTATTGAGCTCGTGGTTTCGCAGTTCGAGGTGTTGCAGGACCCCTTCACGGCGGAAGTCGTCGGCACCGTCACCAAACCGTTCCTGTTCATCCTGTGCATGGGCATCATCGGCCCGCTCTTCGAGGAACTGGCGTTCCGTGGTCTGTTCTACGGAAGCCTGCGCTACCTCCTGGACAAGCATGTGGCCATCGCCATCGTCAGCGGTGTGTTCACCGTGCTGCACATGCAGTACTCGCTGGCCATCATGTTCACACAAGTGTTCCCCCTGGCCGTGCTGCTGGGCTATGTGCGCAGCGAGACCAACAGTCTTTGGCCGGGCCTGCTCATCCACATACTGGTGAACAGCAGTGCCCTCTTCATCGCGAGTGCCTGA